Genomic segment of Panicum virgatum strain AP13 chromosome 9N, P.virgatum_v5, whole genome shotgun sequence:
ATGGAGTAATCTCTATAGTTGGTCAATTGGGATGAATCCCGTCGGATTACCCAGATAGAAAAAActgtaaagatatccataaactactcgagcaagcgagtaggttGTCCTGACCAtggactggagtaatttttaagatagatctgttaggatgaaccccgtcgagttatccaagacgaaaccATCCTAGAAATATCCAATACCTATTTGAGCTGGCGAATAGGGTgcctaacttgtagactggagtaactactaagattgaccggttaggatgaaccccgtcgggttaccccagAAGGGCAAAatttagtagtatccataacatactcaAGCAAGCGGATGGTTTTGCCTTTTTAAAGtaaggctggagttccttatagttgacctgttaggatgaactccgtcgagttacctaagatggacaaactagtaaaggtatccatattccttctcgagctagcgagtaggttgtgccttTATATCGAAGACAAGGATGTGACTTGTACAGTTATCCTGAGAAAACTATGTAAGCTATCCTGAACAGGTTATCCCGATCAATATGAATCTGTGGAGATTATCCTGGTTAGATGAACCTTTTGGAGAGTAGTCGGAGATGGTGCTGCCAGATTGAAAaaactgcctttaatgtagtcgaaaagCTGATAAAAACCCTTGctttattaaagagatcaactAACGTCACCATGttacttggatcaaggataaaatctgCGTAAGTGTTCAATATTTCAGGAATTGGGTACCTcgttgccatctgcatcagtaaTTCTGTATGATCCGGGTCTTGTGACCTTAGATACGATGAAAGGTCCCTCCCATCtgaaatttaacttgtgcaatccTGTCTCATCTTGAATTCTTCGTAGAACTAGGTCTCCGAcattgaaagatctttgctggataTTGCGATCGTGATAGCGCCTGACTCCTTGAAGGTATCTAGCCAATTGGGTCAAAGCATTGATCCTGacctcttcgactgaatctaactcaagttgtcgagcttcatctgcctcTCCTTCTTggtaggcttctactcttggagatttccacatgatatctgcgggtagtatagcctctgacccataggtgagaaaggaaggagtttgtccagttgctttgctaggttgCGTTCGCAACCCCCAGACCACATGGGAtaattcttgaatccacttgccacctttcttggtgttagcgtcgtagagtctttttttcaagccgtcgagtactaagCTGTTGATATGctctacttgaccatttgctctagggtgagctactgaagcatatttgacctttATGCAAGaattgtcacagaaatcccagaAAGACTGTGATGTGAAGTTAGAGCCAATATCTGTGATGATAGTATGAGGAAATCCAAACCGGTGGATGATGTCcgagatgaaatccactgctctatctgacgagatcttgacaatgggcttgtactcgatccacttagtAAACTTATCGACTGCTATCAGCACATGATTAAATCCTCTtggagctacggttaatggtccgatcatgtccagactccaacaggcgaacgacCATGaaggagggattgttatcaaatTATGTGCTGGGACATGAGTCTTCttgccgaagaattggcagcTGGGGCATCGTCTGACAAGGTCCTCTGCGTTTGAaatagctgttggccagaagaacccTGATCTGTAAGCCTTGCCGACTAATGTCCGTGATGCGGCGTGATTGCCACAGACTCCTTCATGTATCTCCCTGAGGATTCCTTTGCCTTCTTCAGGGTAACACATTTCATTAGGATGCTAGATGCAGAatgcttgtagaggttgtcaccgacgaggacgaaacccttgctacgcctgatgatgcgggcagcttcagcgctcttgggatcgacatgtggtggaagcttgaactccttgatgaagtcggtGAACTGAATCCGCCTGTCTTCTTCGATCATCAatacttctctgactgtggccgcGGCCTCTGCGTCAGTACCTTGTTGGCTTTGTACTttgactgatggatgatgtAGTTCATGAACAAAGACTCCCGGTGGgacagctgctcgagtagaaCCAAATTTGGAGAGGACGTTGGCTCCCACGTTATTGTCATGATccacgtggtggatttccaatcctgagaacttgttttcgagctttctgatttcttcaacgtatgcatccattgtatccttgttgatgtcccattctttatttacttgttggacgacgagtagagagtcgccgtagacaagtagtcacttgatgccgagagataaTGCTAGTCGAAGGCCGTGTAgcagtgcctcgtattcagcttcattgttggagactttgaacaagatttggaacacatagtttaactgttctcccttgggggagatgaacagaactctcgcgccgcctccgtcgagcttgagtgagccgtcaaagtacattacccaatgctcagGGACGTTGTGAGGTGCTGGGACatgattttcccgccattcagctaggaagtcgactagtgcttgtgacttgattgctgttcttggcttaaaattgatttccaaggctcccagttcaactgcccactttgagattcgtccagtggcatcccgattgtggagtatatcccccaatgggaagtcagttattattgagatcttgtactcatcgaaatagtgtcgaagcttcctggaggtgattaggattccatacagaagtttcttgattgatggatatctaacctttgattctgagagtacttcgctgatgaagtagactggtctctggacGCCGTAAGCAGGGCCTTCCTCCGGGCATTCGACTACGATTGCCGTACTGACTATGTGAGTAGTCgtggcgatgtagaggagtaggtCCTCGCCTGGTAGTGGAGCTGTAAGAattggcggtgactggagatgatgcttgaggttctcgagtgcttccgcagCTTCTGTGGTCCACTcaaatttgtcttgtcgcttgaggagcttgaagaagggtaggcccCGTTCACCAAGTCTGGACAAGAACCatttcaaggctgccatgcagcctgtgagcttttggacgtccttgatagtagctggggcgtccatggccatgatggcattgatcttctccgggttggcctcgattcctcggttgctgacgatgaacgagtagttttccagaaggtacgccgaagacacacttggttgggttgagtttccaacggaattttcggaggctgttgaaggtttcttccaggtcagtaatgaattgatcctgggtcttggttttgacgaCAACATCGtaaacataggcttcaacattgcgatgtagctggtcAGCGAAGCATAACTGTATTGCACGCTGATATGTGGCAcaagcgttcttcaacccaaaggacatggtcttgtaggcgtatgccccgtaaggggtgataaATGTCGTCTTGATGCCgtggagtcgattacttgatcaatgcgtggtagcccgaaaggatcctttgggcaatgcttgtttagatcggtgtagtcgacgcacatcctccactcgttgttgtttttCTTCTAAACTAGTAtagggttggccaaccattcTGGATGGTAGACTTCTTTGATGAACCCTGCCTCGAGTAGTTTCACCAGCTCCTGCTTgatggcttctctcttttccgaGGAGAAACGCCGTAGCCGCTGCTTCTTTGGTGTAGCTGTGGGGTCAACTTTCAGGGCATGCTctatcaactccttgggcactccTGGCATATTCGCTGGTTTCCACGCAAATacatctcggttggccctaaggaagttgacgagcttgagttcctatttgtcgcccagGCCAGCTCCGATGATAGCAGTTTTGGAgtcatctccctcttgtagctttatagtcttggtgcccacgtTGCCGGTTGGCTTAACCGACgactggcttggcttcttggatgGCGTTGAATCCTTGTTGAGGGAGAGTTCCTTAGCTacagcaagtatttcgctgacggAGCTAGGGACTCGgattgtggcagcatgatctattgcttctttGTCGCACTcaaaggacttgaggaggtctcctcgCAAGGAGAGTAttcctgtgttgcctggcatcttgaggagtagGTACACGTAGTGTGGTATTGCCATGAACTTAGCCAGCGCAGGTCTTCCTAGTATGGCATGGTAGGaggattcgaagtcggctacttcgaacttgatgtacTCCGTCCGAAAGTTTTGTTCTGTACCGAATGTGACCAGGAGGGTGACCGAGCCAATCGGTGTAGAAGAATTTCCGGGAATAATGCCGTAGAATGGGGCCTTGCTTGGAGTCAGTAGgctcatgtagttgaggcccatcttggcCAATGTACTTGcgaagatcaggttgagcctgCTGCCGCCATcaatgagtactcgagtgagcttggatccttggacaactgggtcgagtactagcgggaactttccgggttaagagaagctggtccattgatcctccctggagaagatGATGGGTACCTCGCTGTATtttagtggcctctgaattgctggctcaaCTGAAAGGATTTCTCTGAGTAAAAGCTTCtgggctcgcttggagaagctggaatctcctccaaatatgacgttgacgacgtTTTGCGGCTGTTGGAACCCGtcagggtctttcttgtcgtcttcgtcatccttgttctGCTTCTTCTTAGGAGCGTCTGGGGgcgccgactggaaggatttgcgccgGATCGTGCACTGCCACAtagagtggttgctcttggggtggattgggcaccttttgttgtgaaggatcTTGTCAAACTGGTCCTGCAACTTATCATTCTTCTTACCACACGGGGTGCGATTTATAGTATCGACAGTATTGTCAGGTTTGCGCTTACGCGCGGGATCACGCTGGTTGCTGCGgcctccacggtcgttgtggcgcttcccattgttgtcgttgttacgGTGTGGGAAGCGGCTTCGTTCTTGCTCCCCTTCGTCTGCCCAACGCTGCATCATGTCGTGTAACTCTACTACCATTTTGGGGCGGTTGCGCCCGAAATCACGGTATAGAGACTGGACAGTAAtcccgctctggaagtagtcgatgatgtcATTCTCGGCgatgttggggatggtggctcttgtgtcgaagaagcgcttgacgtaggatctgatcgattcgccttgctcctgcttgcacatCGACAAGGcatgtcgagtagctactcgatgtagcgacccttgAAAGTTGTCGATGAATGCCTTCTTGAGATCATCCCATGAGTGTATGAACTCGTGTGCCAAGctctcgagccacgtgaggggtgcgggttccagggccatcgggaagtagaggatcatggtgttggtgtctcctcctgcaacactaacagtaGTCGAGTATagacgtaaccattgagcaggatcTTGCTTACTGTCGTACTTCTGGATGTTCGTTGGCTTGAAACCCTTCGCGTACTCGACATTGTCGAAGACTCTGCTGAGGGCTTGGAAGCGATCAGAATTATCTGCAAGCTGCgatctgcgtcttgcgttgatgatgacCCGTGCGTCCTTTATGAAATCGGCTACTTCTTCCCTGTTGTGCCCGCGGTTGTTGTTGCGACTTGGTTGAGGcccaggagcttggtttgcCTGTGGCTAgccacccctggggcgatgAAAGCTTGCGATTTCCTAGTCCTCTTGGTTATTTTGATTTTGCTGATCTAGCTGTTGTTGACGATGATGGCCTCCAAGAGTACGGCTTGCTTGTGGTATGACTGTTGCGGTGGCCCTCGACCGAGTGCCATGAAGTGAGGACAACAggttttgtctctcgagttgttcaacaacaTTTTTGGTAAGGTGAATGACTCATTCCATCTCCGGGTTTTGAGGCATCTGCATGAGCCGCAGGGTTGCTTCTATCATATCGCAGCGATTGGGGTTCTGAAGACTGGATCCGCgacattgttgaattcgttgttgagatTGCATGGGGGAAGGCGAGCTCGCTCAGCAGCTCGAACCCTGCGTTCTCCTTTACGTTGATTTCTTGCCCTGCGAGCTGtgcgagtagcttcatcctcatcttgtggagcatcttgggtcagattgtcttCTGAAATCTGATCCCAAGCTTCGTTGGGGTCATGCTGACTTAGAGCACCTCTGGCTTGTTGGATGATCACCGGAACCAAAATTTCGAAGGAGAAGCTTTCTAGATCTGATTCGCAGTCAGCCAGGACAGTTTCCCCGGAACCCATCTCCCTCTCGGTTGCGAGGGGAGTACCgtgttgaaacgggagatcatcaatgctggcaacttctcgaaggtcatcgagtagttctgcgagtgTATGACTTTGGCAGGACTTGAGTTGGATTTTtgccagcgcattggtgatgaaatccaggctgtcttgagatGACTTGACTAGATCTGGATATAcgtcgaaaacgggtgcctccctgCTAGCGCTGACTGAGTGGTTCTCAATGTAGAGAAgacgatccaagctattttcatagatggatctgaTCATTTGTTTGTAAGTAGATGATGCATTGCGCAACCCAAGGACGGGTTGAGCGAGAGGGATCTCAATCCGAGTAGAATTCGATTTGAGATTAATTTGAGTCCGAGTAGAACCCGAGTTGTCTTCAAGGTCcttctcgatctccttggcaaggTCGGGAAGCAGCATGACGCCATGATCATCTGATCCGGCGAGCTTGTTGGAGCTTTCCGACGTGGTGGTCTTCATCGTGGgtgagttggttaggtggctgtcaaAGCCGCCCGAATcgttggcgacgcagacccacgaaccGAAGACGAAGGTGGCACCTTGGGGAGgcgccatggtgctgaaagcaaaagtggccatcgaaatcgccgatgaactcgccgagtcccctacctggcgcgccagctgtcggtgtttatcgccaagcctgctcagggatacccttagcagtaaggtttgtaggtagggatcgactgctctagaactcgatggtgcaaggaacacaaagatttagacaggttcgggccgcgagttgcgtaataccctacgtcctgtgtggtggtttgtattgccttaggtgttgatgtgttttgaggggggtccctgcccgcccttatatatctggggggcagggttacatggaaagtcctagccgagtacagttggagtcatACTGCAACAAGATTGGGTAATTtcttttgtactgcagctagatATCTGAGCCTTCGAAATTGCATCGGGATGCCTAGATATCTAAATGGAAAGGTTCCCATCCCACACCCAAAAATACACACATTTTGATCCTTTAACTTTGTCTCGAGGATTAAATTCGTCCCTCAACTTTAAAATGACCAATCTAAGTCGCTCAATTTCCATTCTTGGTTAAACTTGTCCTTATTGTAATGCTCCATGTTGGTAAGAGACTAATACGAAAAGTCATTTTTACCcttgccttcttcttcctcttaaATTTCAACATCACCTTTGTGCTGGACAAATTGATGGAGCAGACCTAGATGTCCAACCAAATCCAAGAATTAGCTATCTCTATGCTCCTCCTTTATCGAGTAGAGCAGCGGTGCTTCCTCTTTAATCCGATTCTAGCACAATAGCACTGTCGAAAAGGTTGAAGGAGGTGAGCGAGGGATGCTTGGGCGCGGATCAAGCGGGGGTTGCTAGTGGCGTGACCGCGCGAGCACCATGTCACTGGCTAAGAAAACATTCAGAAAGCCCCCTGTGTTGATCCAAATATTTATCTTAGACTTCTGCAATATGCAAATAATCTTTAGTTTGGATCGTGATTAGTAATCGCGATCCAAATATATGCAACTAGGCTCCTAACTTCGGATGGGAATTTTACAaagtatatttttattattttttgaacTATTTTTTAATATAAGTATATTTTTATGTCTTTTGAACTATTTTTAAATTCAACATCTCCAATatactatttcaacattttaatACACCACTTCAACATTTTATAGACAGTTTCAACATGATCATAGAAAATGTTGAATCTAGCTATCGAAAGTGTTGAATCTAGTATTTTGAAACGTCGAATATAGTATTTTTAAGATGTTGAATATACTCTACTCATGTTATTTTttgcaaaaggaaaagaaaagtgaATATCACCATCTTTATAGGAAACTAGGTGattccccgcgcgttgctgcgggatttgaGAGATCTTTTTGATAAACtatgataaaaaaatacaaTAATTCTTTAAATAAAAATGCTATGGAGAGGATGTAGTAAGACAAATAAGCACTTTGATCAAGTTtgctaaaaacaaaaaaatgataGATTTTTTAATAAAGAAAAGCTCATATTAATGGTGCATTTGCAGAGGTCATGTTGAAAGCCACATGAGAAAtctcttggatgaaaaataatatatttttgaattattCTTTGGttagagaaaaaagaaataaataagacATGCATTTCATAGATATAAGACGTGTACAAAATTGATTGGATGGTTACAATAATGAAGGTCTTATTGGACAGCTTCCAGGGGGGAGTAACTCACGGTCGCCCGTCGGTGCTGCGATCTCCACCAGACTCCATGGAGCTGTCGTGCGCCGCCACCAGCTCTGCGAAGTCTTAGCCATCCAGGAAGAGCTCGCCATACTTGCCGGGGTGAGCTGGATGCACTGCTTCATTTTTCTGACAGTGGAATAGGAATGCGCTGCTTCTGGGGTTGAGCGAGTGGCATATATACTTGCTGGAGAGTAATTGAAAGGACAATGATGTCATTAGGATGACTTTTGATTGCTGGGTATTAACATGAGTGGGAGATGACTTTTGATTGCTGAATAGTGGTGTATAATGTTAGTGGGAAGCAGTTTTGTATGCTGGTTCGAGTAATGCATGGTGCCATGATGAATTGATATTAACGTGAGTGGGTGCATGAATAAGTGGATTAGAAATAGTAACTTACAAATGGTGGGTGAGTGCATGAATAAGTGGATCGGAAATAGTAACTTGCAAGTGGACGGGTAGATGTCCACAGAAGGAAACGATCTAACGGTGATAAGAATTTGAGGTGACGTCGCTCAACgtggttgcaaaaaaaaaagaagttatGACTCTTAGTGGGGACCAACTATATATGTTTTAAAGATAACCAGAGAGTAAGAGAAAACATCGAAAAATTGTACGTGCACACTGCTCTGCAATTCTGCACTCCAGCGGACTGCACTTTCTACTTAGACATATTTCAATTTTTCTTTCTAAAATCTTCCTTGAAAGAAAAGGTCGCGAGTGGAAAATTATTTCTAGGCGGCATGCCTTGTGGTTATTGGGCCTATTAGATGTGCAAACTGGACCACTAATGGATCTAAGATACATAGGCTAACTAACTATCTACCAGTCTATCGGAAGATAGATAGGAGTCCCCAAGAACGCGACCGGCTGCAACGAGTGGGATGGGCCTTAGGCCCTTACATGTGCCATGTTGGATCCGGGCCTTCCTTTGGGGGGCCTCAGATCGGAAAAATGCTTTTGCCTTCTcatttcttctctctccctGCGCTGGCGTGGCGAAAccagggttaacaatttcggcgaaatttcggtaaaaatttcgtttccgctagttaccgggaagtgaaatttcagtatttttcggtaaatttcgtttcgaaattcaaaaattcaaaaaaatttgtaaaaaaatatgataaaaaactaggtgctTTTTTGAGTGAGTAGCACATGAAATCGTTCAAATATAAGTTGGTTTGGTTGGTTAAAATCACTAAATGGGTTCGGACCCGTTAACATTGAGTAGACCCGAGCGGATTTCGGTGATTTCCCGGCGAGAAACCGGTGAAATCGACCGGATTTCGCCGTGGCTCCGGGAACTTAAGGTatgagaagttttttttttatgttgatGCTTGTTGATGTTGATCTAAGTTAGTTGATTTGAGATTCTAGAGACCATGTGACATAGAACACATAGAAAAGATCAGTTAGTTGATATGTATGAATTTTTTCATGTTAGTTGATATGTATGAATTGCTAGTTTTAATGAATTGCTAGTTTATGTGATATTCATGGATTGTTAGTAGGTATTCATCAAAAAGAACATGAGTTGCTACTCAAAAAGAACACGAGCTGTTAGTAGGTATTCATCAAAAAGAACACGAGTTGCTACTCAAAAAGAACACGAGCTACTTACTGTACGTCACTCCTCCCCTCTGCACCTGAAATCGACCGACCATCCCTTCCCGTTGGCCGTCGCTATCCTCCTATCCATCGAATGAGTGAGTTCCCTGTTATATATACACTTTTGGATCTCTAGGAGTATATCGATTTGGGTAAACCTTTAACAGAGAAAAATACCTTCTCGTGGCCTCTGTGACATCCAAGACGCAGAGGCGCGGTGCAGAGGCATCACGGTgtcgatgcagaggtcgacGGCGAGCTGGAGTAGAGGGCTACGCCGTCGCGGTGCGGAGGTGGCGGCTCACGGGCGATGGCGCGGTGGACTTCCCGCCgcttcagcacagccttcaaATCGGCTAGGGTTTCTTTGGTGGGGCAAAAGGATGGCGAACCTCAGAGAGATTGCCCCTGGCCCCCACCTCTTCCTTTTATGTGTGCTGCACgccgggggcccaccagccttccacgggctgggcgcccccgatcagggcgcgagtcaAAGGCCCAGTTGGCCGCTGGGCCAACTGGCGGAGATCaatctaacattctcccccttgatctcaccttgTCTTTTAACTTATCTCAatattttctttcttcattcttgattctttATTTACCTATTCCTTCACGGATCAGTGCATATGAGCATGCCTCATCGTCACGGTCAATCGCCGATGGACTTAATAGCTACAACGCACCTCTCTGTTTTGAAATAGATACTTTAACTTTGGGCCCTTTATCGTCCGGAAAACATAGGCTATACcataaacccatgtcgactgtgtGTTCTCTGTACACACTGGGCAGCAAGCCTTTAGCAAGCGGATCCACAGACACTTTCTGTCACTTATACTCACAATGCATTTCATCATGATTCCAAACATTCTCCTTTACAAcgtataactttgtgtcaatgtgtttggcaccacACTTGACTCGTTGTCATAGGAGCAAACTACTTTAATGGTTATTGCTGTTGTCAACCATTATCAACTCCGGGTACAGGTTCccttaaccattttgcctgtccctgggcctcgtatcatgctataccATGTCTTTGCATCACATTGATGATAATTGTTTcattttggagcttttccacacaaaacctccaagtgtgaaagttagcgacaattgtggatttcgctACACATTTCACATAttctacttttgtactcacaatCTTTTGAGAGTACTTGATCTTTCCAACTTAGCATGAGGCCGACATTCTCAATTttattccagtgatct
This window contains:
- the LOC120689399 gene encoding uncharacterized protein LOC120689399, with the translated sequence MGLNYMSLLTPSKAPFYGIIPGNSSTPIGSVTLLVTFGTEQNFRTEYIKFEVADFESSYHAILGRPALAKFMAIPHYVYLLLKMPGNTGILSLRGDLLKSFECDKEAIDHAATIRVPSSVSEILAVAKELSLNKDSTPSKKPSQSSVKPTGNVGTKTIKLQEGDDSKTAIIGAGLGDK